In Paenibacillus sp. J23TS9, a single genomic region encodes these proteins:
- a CDS encoding DinB family protein, with amino-acid sequence MKSWFEYNWQVRDEWFEVYSQLSTDELIKERTGGVGSILKTFFHIADVELSWIRAIEGLEDWEPLYEDYQTLEAVKDLSESCRKQIQDILSNADASKESTVVRVSWRTEPLMYGEVLRHVIAHEIHHIGQFSVWAKELGIKRVSANFIDRGLGQTLLQEKANRTIL; translated from the coding sequence ATGAAATCATGGTTTGAATATAACTGGCAGGTCCGAGATGAATGGTTTGAAGTATACAGCCAGCTCTCAACCGATGAACTGATAAAGGAAAGAACAGGAGGTGTCGGATCGATCCTGAAGACGTTTTTCCATATTGCGGACGTGGAGCTCAGCTGGATCAGAGCCATCGAAGGGCTGGAGGACTGGGAACCTCTCTATGAAGATTATCAAACTCTGGAGGCAGTAAAGGATCTGTCGGAAAGCTGCCGTAAACAAATACAGGACATTCTTTCGAATGCAGATGCAAGCAAGGAGAGTACCGTTGTTCGCGTATCTTGGCGTACGGAGCCGCTCATGTACGGGGAAGTGCTCCGTCATGTGATCGCCCATGAAATCCATCATATCGGCCAGTTCTCGGTATGGGCGAAGGAGCTTGGTATCAAGCGGGTATCGGCTAATTTTATTGACCGAGGATTGGGTCAGACATTACTTCAGGAGAAGGCAAACCGTACAATATTATAA
- a CDS encoding GNAT family N-acetyltransferase, which translates to MKREDAVVIATWRYPEPYDLYSMDGSEEDIADLMNGDYVSARDAEGSLIGFYCTGISARVPGGYDAGIYEEDSLVDFGLGMKPELTGQGHGIRFVEEGIAYVKRSLPEKGIRLVVATFNQRAIRTYENAGFKQTCVFTSPVHGQETEFACMIQREG; encoded by the coding sequence ATGAAACGTGAGGATGCAGTTGTGATCGCGACTTGGAGGTACCCGGAGCCGTATGATTTATACAGCATGGATGGAAGCGAAGAAGATATTGCCGATTTAATGAATGGAGATTATGTTTCTGCAAGAGATGCAGAAGGAAGTCTGATCGGATTTTATTGTACCGGTATTTCGGCGCGCGTCCCGGGCGGCTATGATGCAGGGATTTATGAAGAGGATTCCTTGGTGGATTTCGGCCTGGGGATGAAACCGGAGCTTACCGGACAGGGGCATGGAATCCGTTTTGTTGAGGAGGGGATAGCATACGTCAAGCGCAGCTTACCTGAAAAAGGAATTCGCCTGGTCGTTGCCACCTTTAACCAACGTGCGATTCGAACCTATGAGAATGCTGGCTTTAAGCAAACTTGCGTCTTTACTTCGCCGGTACACGGTCAGGAAACTGAATTTGCCTGCATGATCCAACGGGAAGGATAA
- the murI gene encoding glutamate racemase yields the protein MRIALFDSGLGGLTVLSEAVKQLPKEDFLFFADTLHVPYGTKTKEQVQDFVRESLDQILKEDIKALVIACNTATSAAAEELRQEYSFPIIGMEPAVKPAVEMNRETGKRVLVAATPLTLHQSKYTQLVSRVDDHSIVDSLPLPELVTYCEAMQFDPEVMTAYFNEKLAPYHLNDYGTLVLGCTHFPFYKPLLSRILPDHIEIIDGSRGTIRRLRHVLVEKEILGNQGSGDIRFACSSQDPAYLLKMQQAFERFHSGANVMKVMK from the coding sequence ATGCGAATTGCGCTTTTTGATTCAGGGTTAGGCGGATTAACCGTACTTTCTGAAGCCGTGAAGCAGCTGCCCAAAGAGGACTTTTTATTTTTTGCCGACACACTTCATGTACCTTACGGCACGAAAACTAAGGAGCAGGTGCAGGACTTTGTGCGTGAGTCGCTGGATCAAATTTTAAAAGAGGATATCAAAGCGCTGGTGATAGCATGCAATACCGCAACCAGTGCAGCGGCTGAAGAGCTGCGTCAGGAATACAGCTTTCCGATTATCGGAATGGAACCGGCAGTCAAGCCGGCCGTTGAGATGAACCGTGAAACAGGGAAAAGAGTTTTGGTGGCGGCAACCCCACTGACACTTCATCAGTCAAAATATACGCAGCTGGTATCCCGGGTAGACGACCACAGTATTGTGGATTCACTCCCGTTGCCTGAACTGGTGACATACTGCGAGGCTATGCAGTTTGATCCCGAGGTGATGACAGCCTATTTTAACGAGAAATTAGCGCCTTATCATTTGAATGATTATGGAACGCTGGTCCTGGGCTGCACCCATTTTCCATTTTATAAGCCGCTGCTAAGCCGGATTCTGCCGGATCATATCGAAATTATTGATGGTAGCCGCGGTACCATCCGCAGACTCCGTCATGTGCTTGTTGAGAAGGAGATCCTCGGAAATCAAGGCAGCGGGGATATCCGTTTCGCATGCTCCAGTCAGGATCCGGCTTACTTACTGAAAATGCAGCAGGCCTTCGAACGGTTTCATAGCGGTGCGAATGTTATGAAGGTCATGAAATAA
- a CDS encoding MBL fold metallo-hydrolase, giving the protein MNQANRASQIHMLDISSIIMGKVDTIHPTIIHDDEHAILIDTGYPGQISKFTEVLERHGLGIQDLTKVILTHQDIDHIGSLPAMLEQSEHPIEVLASAEEKPFIEGDVMILKITPEALAAAEAMIPANVPEQWKQAFLSTLKNPPKSPVNRVIHDGEVLPVCGGIEVIATPGHTPGHISLYHIPSKTLIAADALRVVDGRLCGPDPEQTLNMAQALESVKKLASYDAQTVICYHGGLFQDNVSQTIQELAYN; this is encoded by the coding sequence ATGAACCAAGCAAATCGGGCAAGTCAAATTCACATGCTGGATATTTCCTCAATCATCATGGGTAAAGTTGATACCATCCACCCCACAATCATTCATGATGATGAACATGCCATTCTGATTGATACCGGTTATCCCGGCCAAATCTCCAAATTCACTGAGGTTTTGGAACGACATGGACTTGGGATTCAAGATTTGACGAAGGTCATTTTGACGCATCAGGATATCGACCATATTGGCAGCCTGCCAGCTATGCTGGAACAGAGCGAACATCCAATTGAGGTACTGGCCAGTGCGGAGGAGAAGCCATTTATTGAGGGGGACGTGATGATTCTTAAGATTACTCCCGAAGCGCTCGCCGCTGCGGAAGCCATGATCCCCGCTAATGTTCCCGAGCAATGGAAACAGGCTTTTCTCTCGACATTAAAAAATCCGCCAAAATCACCCGTAAACCGAGTGATTCATGACGGAGAAGTCCTTCCTGTGTGCGGTGGCATTGAAGTAATTGCTACGCCAGGGCACACTCCCGGGCATATCAGTCTTTATCACATTCCCAGTAAAACACTTATCGCGGCCGATGCGCTTCGCGTCGTTGATGGCCGTCTTTGCGGACCTGACCCTGAACAAACGCTGAATATGGCTCAGGCTTTGGAATCCGTCAAAAAATTAGCGTCTTATGATGCTCAAACCGTCATCTGCTATCACGGCGGGTTATTCCAGGATAACGTTTCTCAAACGATTCAGGAGCTTGCATACAACTAA